In Terriglobales bacterium, a single genomic region encodes these proteins:
- a CDS encoding ATP-binding protein, translating into MGMKLAPELLTTDTPGPKRQRRVVSAPSVWHTNVRPMDKHLQVRFTAVVLALLTVAAATLAAINFQKESEFQVPYDGVWWVERDGHLTAQRVDSQGPAQRSGIKAGDELQSIDGYEVRTAAALERQLYRHGVWTRARYQLTRGAISLEPELVLAPADRSLNTGLRLIALFFLGIGLYVLLRRWTAPKSTHFYVFCLVSFIFYSFRYTGKLNDFDWIIYWSNVVAWLLQPALFLHFVLTFPESKQFIRRHRWVQASIYFPGSLLLGLHIVALRKLQASELLRWDLDRLQMLYLAVFFIAAAGVLWHSYRNASTIILRQQMKWVTRGTILAITPFTLFYVIPYLQGALPTMGMKVSVLSLVFLPLTFGYAIFRYRLMDVDLIFKRGMAYTLAAAAIASVYFAMVAVVAELVHLRLPSTGTTGLIAAIVVTALLFDPLKNWIQDRMDKVFYHKQYDYRRTLIAFGRELSSEADLGKMLIAVVDRLSRTLAVDRIAIFLANGEQPSRFELAKSFGIAPTGNLDLSFLSTPRPESGAGHLFFENTHQVPRETPAAQQTIARLDLNYYIPCTSQQGTVAMLGLGKTMDGDFLSSEDVELLETLAGYIGIAIQNAHLVASLEQKASQYERLKEFNENIVESISVGVLAVDLADRIESWNSQMEVMYALPRWQALGRSLSDVFPSAFVEEYYRVRQTPGIHNLYKFRLGTPSGESRVTNIAIAPLVTKKFNVIGRLIIVDDITERIELESQLSQAEKMSSIGLLAAGVAHEVNTPLAVISSYAQMLGKQLQGDEQKTALMEKITRQTFRASEIVNNLLNFSRTQGAELGQVDLNKVIHDTLALLEHQLKVARVTVEPDLLDGLPLIHGNGGKLQQVFLNLFLNAKDAMPGGGRLRVETRNGSGVSVTISDTGMGIAQEHIQRIYDPFFTTKNSTREGQPRGTGLGLSVTYGIIQEHAGKIQVLSRPGEGTTFYLEFPLIRKAVNA; encoded by the coding sequence ATGGGAATGAAGCTGGCACCCGAGTTGCTTACCACAGATACGCCCGGCCCCAAAAGGCAGCGTCGGGTGGTTTCGGCGCCATCAGTCTGGCACACGAACGTTCGGCCCATGGATAAGCATCTCCAGGTTCGGTTTACGGCAGTTGTCCTTGCCCTCCTCACAGTAGCAGCGGCTACGCTGGCGGCGATCAATTTCCAGAAGGAAAGTGAATTTCAGGTCCCCTATGATGGTGTGTGGTGGGTGGAGCGCGACGGGCACCTAACCGCCCAACGAGTTGACTCCCAAGGTCCGGCACAACGGTCTGGGATCAAAGCGGGCGACGAGCTTCAGTCCATTGATGGCTACGAGGTCCGCACCGCGGCTGCACTAGAGCGGCAGCTTTATCGTCACGGAGTATGGACCCGGGCGCGTTACCAGTTAACGCGGGGGGCGATTTCGCTGGAGCCCGAATTGGTTCTAGCGCCGGCTGACCGCTCACTCAATACGGGGCTGCGCTTGATCGCCCTGTTTTTCCTGGGCATCGGGCTTTATGTGCTCTTGCGCCGTTGGACTGCGCCAAAATCCACGCATTTTTATGTGTTCTGCCTGGTTTCGTTCATCTTCTACTCGTTCCGCTACACCGGAAAGTTGAACGATTTTGACTGGATCATCTACTGGTCGAATGTTGTTGCCTGGCTGCTACAGCCGGCCCTGTTTCTGCATTTCGTGCTGACTTTCCCGGAGAGCAAACAGTTTATCCGGCGCCATCGCTGGGTGCAGGCCAGCATCTATTTTCCCGGTTCGCTGCTACTGGGGTTGCACATCGTGGCGCTGCGAAAGCTCCAGGCCAGCGAACTGCTGCGCTGGGACCTTGACCGCTTGCAAATGCTTTACCTGGCAGTGTTCTTCATCGCAGCAGCGGGCGTGCTGTGGCACAGCTATCGCAATGCCAGCACCATAATTCTGCGCCAGCAGATGAAGTGGGTGACGCGCGGCACCATCCTGGCCATCACTCCTTTCACATTGTTCTACGTCATTCCGTACCTGCAGGGCGCGCTGCCGACGATGGGGATGAAAGTGTCGGTGCTGTCGCTGGTGTTCCTGCCGCTGACCTTTGGCTACGCCATCTTCCGTTATCGCTTGATGGACGTAGACCTGATATTCAAGCGCGGTATGGCGTACACCCTGGCTGCGGCGGCGATTGCAAGTGTGTACTTTGCCATGGTCGCGGTGGTCGCTGAGCTAGTGCATCTGCGACTGCCGAGCACCGGAACGACAGGATTGATCGCCGCCATCGTCGTTACCGCGCTGTTGTTTGATCCGCTGAAGAACTGGATCCAAGACCGGATGGATAAAGTCTTCTACCACAAGCAATATGACTACCGCCGCACCCTGATAGCCTTTGGCCGCGAGCTCAGCTCCGAAGCTGATTTGGGCAAGATGCTGATCGCGGTGGTGGATCGGCTTTCGCGAACCTTGGCGGTGGATCGCATCGCCATCTTCCTGGCGAATGGAGAACAGCCCAGCCGCTTTGAATTGGCAAAATCGTTTGGTATCGCTCCCACGGGTAACCTGGACCTTAGCTTCCTGAGCACTCCGCGGCCGGAGAGCGGCGCTGGACACCTTTTCTTTGAGAACACGCACCAGGTACCGCGTGAAACTCCTGCGGCGCAGCAGACCATCGCTCGGCTCGATCTGAATTACTACATACCATGCACATCCCAACAGGGCACGGTGGCAATGCTGGGCTTGGGAAAGACCATGGACGGTGACTTCCTCTCCAGCGAGGACGTGGAGTTGCTGGAGACGCTGGCCGGGTATATCGGCATCGCGATCCAGAATGCCCACCTGGTAGCGTCACTGGAGCAAAAGGCCTCGCAATACGAACGGCTGAAGGAATTCAACGAGAACATCGTGGAATCCATCAGCGTGGGGGTGCTGGCGGTTGACCTCGCCGACCGCATTGAGTCCTGGAACTCGCAGATGGAGGTCATGTACGCGCTGCCACGCTGGCAGGCTTTGGGCCGGTCCTTGAGCGACGTATTCCCATCCGCCTTTGTGGAGGAGTACTACCGGGTGAGGCAAACTCCAGGAATCCACAATTTATACAAGTTCCGGCTGGGAACCCCTTCGGGCGAGAGCCGCGTGACGAATATCGCCATCGCGCCGCTGGTCACGAAAAAGTTCAACGTGATCGGACGGTTGATCATTGTTGACGACATCACTGAGCGTATCGAACTGGAGTCGCAACTCTCGCAGGCGGAGAAGATGTCTTCCATTGGGCTGTTGGCCGCGGGAGTGGCGCATGAGGTGAACACGCCGCTGGCAGTAATTTCTTCTTATGCCCAGATGCTGGGAAAGCAACTGCAGGGTGATGAGCAAAAGACCGCGCTGATGGAGAAAATTACCCGGCAAACATTCCGCGCCTCGGAGATCGTTAACAATCTGCTGAATTTCTCGCGCACTCAAGGCGCTGAGTTGGGCCAGGTTGACTTGAATAAGGTGATCCATGACACCCTGGCGTTGCTGGAACATCAGCTCAAAGTTGCTCGCGTGACAGTGGAACCAGATTTATTGGACGGCCTGCCGCTCATCCACGGCAATGGGGGCAAGCTGCAGCAAGTATTTCTCAACCTCTTCCTGAACGCCAAGGACGCTATGCCGGGAGGCGGGAGGCTGCGGGTCGAGACCCGGAATGGCTCCGGCGTGAGTGTGACTATTTCTGATACTGGCATGGGCATTGCGCAGGAGCACATCCAGCGTATTTACGATCCGTTCTTCACCACCAAAAACTCCACGCGGGAAGGTCAACCTCGGGGCACCGGGTTAGGTCTTTCGGTGACCTACGGCATCATTCAGGAACATGCAGGAAAGATCCAGGTATTAAGCCGGCCGGGCGAGGGAACCACGTTCTATCTTGAGTTTCCGCTGATAAGGAAGGCCGTGAATGCGTAA